Proteins co-encoded in one Hirundo rustica isolate bHirRus1 chromosome 18, bHirRus1.pri.v3, whole genome shotgun sequence genomic window:
- the UNC13D gene encoding protein unc-13 homolog D, which translates to MDPAGESPPGTLPGEESPEMDLSHRFSKEELALLYEEVLYTIRHRLGKPEQQHVGDSQELYSYVQKAFGMDAEEHRVIMQQVMQLESPIYCLKATVKEAKGILGKDVSGLSDPYCLLGIDARSQEPAHPDHKKRMKAVVKDLIPEDQIHRTQVLNQTLSPVWNETFILEFKDVETASFHLDMWDSDVVESMRHKLGELTDLHGLKRIFKDARKDKGQDDFLGNVVVRLKDLHCWDDQWYQLEPRTETYPERGHCHLQFLLTHKKRATTSSRTQPSYTVHRHLLQQLVSHEILQHQAGSTSWDGELSSHASTVLYLHATQKDLSDFHQDMAQWLAYSKLYQSLEFNSSCLLHQITSIEYRWVQERLRPEQKAELAESFQSLLTYGLSLIRRFRIIFPLSVPRSTERLQSLLRVLVQMCKTKAFHELCTPNPDLPQMVSTALKSGTTEWFHMQKQHLKPMVKSIEENSKALSKLLLEVIEDLKQCQKIWNKLFSTNLKLNIFSIAYLELESLVAEHVQEQLHKVDSSMSKPTAESLFDLYRKLQELYQMKESLPSRDGPLALSNFHQWFEEALPLWLQKAYTTTLERAQRAVQMDQLKPCGYHKHSTSSVDLSTCYAQIVTTWQQLNWPDPEKAFMIMVNLLEDMCKISLMYCKLIKDRAEALSLSEQNEGEAANKLCVVVNNIKQLRLLMLKLPSQLDWAQLEQRMRGIIDPQQIQNALHNQLDSTVACLDHEVRDVVKALATKLEKGIARHIQELSSSSDTQKPEDSIIPLMKFLESELQYLNEHLVQENFKSLLSLLWHHTLSVLAAARGPQVPSVQHCQRLFCALKSLELCFHAEGCGLPLDTLHCAAFQTLESHLALCSATSRKLIQKYFSNRIQQQLDTSSEKYGAVTIKALYRPSEQKLRVEVLNATNLIPLDSNGSSDPFVQLTLEPRHEFPEVVARTTQCKRNELHPLFDEAFDFLIPSEKCRQEGACLLLTVFDYDVLGANDLEGEAFFPLCHLPGLDTEEDEADMGRVPQTRLPLTHPKPTDDILQLLESRKRDKEAQAFVKLRKQRAKQSKETE; encoded by the exons atGGATCTGTCCCACCGCTTCTCCAAGGAAGAG CTGGCCCTGCTCTACGAGGAGGTTCTCTACACCATCCGGCACCGCCTGGGCAAGCCCGAGCAGCAGCACGTCGGGGATTCCCAGGAGCTCTACTCCTACGTGCAGAAG GCTTTTGGCATGGACGCGGAGGAGCACAGAGTCATCATGCAGCAGGTCATGCAGCTGGAG agCCCCATTTATTGCCTGAAAGCCACTGTGAAGGAAGCCAAGGGAATTTTGGGTAAAGATGTCAGCG GGCTCAGTGACCCGTACTGCCTGCTGGGCATCGATGCCAGGAGCCAGGAACCAGCCCACCCCGACCACAAGAAGAGGATGAAGGCTGTGGTCAAAGACCTCATCCCCGAAGACCAAATCCATCGCACCCAAGTCCTAAACCAGACCCTGAGCCCAGTGTGGAACGAGACGTTCATCCT GGAGTTTAAGGACGTGGAGACGGCCAGCTTCCACCTGGACATGTG GGACTCGGACGTGGTGGAGTCGATGCGGCACAAGCTGGGGGAGCTGACGGATCTCCACGGCCTCAAAAG GATCTTCAAAGACGCTCGCAAAGACAAAGGGCAGGACGATTTCCTGGGGAACGTGGTCGTTCGCCTGAAG gacctgcactgctgggatgaCCAGTGGTACCAGCTGGAGCCACGGACAGAGACGtacccggagcggggacactGTCACCTGCAGTTCCTACTGACTCACAAGAAG AGAGCCACCACGAGCAGCCGGACACAGCCGAGCTACACCGTCCACCgccacctcctgcagcagctggtgtCCCATGAGATCCTCCAGCACCAG GCCGGCAGCACCTCCTGGGACGGGGAGCTGAGCAGCCACGCCAGCACCGTGCTGTACCTGCACGCCACGCAGAAGGACCTCTCTGACTTCCACCAGGACATGGC gcagTGGCTGGCCTACAGCAAGCTCTACCAGAGCCTGGAGTTCaacagcagctgcctcctccaCCAGATCACCAGCATCGAGTACCGCTGGGTGCAGGAGCGCCTGAGGCCGGAGCAG aaagCAGAGCTGGCCGAGTCCTTCCAGTCCTTGCTGACCTACGGGCTCTCCCTCATCCGTAGGTTCCGCAtcattttccccctctctgtCCCGAGGTCCACGGAGAGGCTCCAGTCCCTGCTGCG GGTCCTCGTCCAGATGTGCAAAACCAAAGCTTTCCATGAGCTGTGCACGCCCAACCCTGACCTCCCCCAGATGGTCTCCACAGCTCTGAAG TCAGGCACAACGGAGTGGTTTCACATGCAGAAGCAGCACCTCAAGCCCATGGTGAAG AGCATAGAAGAGAATAGCAAAGCTTTGTCCAAGCTCCTCCTGGAGGTGATAGAAGATCTCAAGCAGTGCCAAAAGATCTGGAATAAATTGTTCAGCAC CAACCTGAAGCTGAATATCTTCTCCATTGCCTACCTGGAGCTGGAGAGCCTG GTCGCAGAGCAtgtccaggagcagctgcacaaGGTTGACAGCAGCATGTCCAAACCCACGGCCGAGAGCCTCTTTGATCTCTACAGGAAACTGCAGGAGCTCTATCAGATGAAGGAGTCCCTCCCAAGCAG GGATGGACCTCTGGCTCTGAGCAATTTCCACCAGTGGTTCGAGGAAGCGTTGCCCCTGTGGCTGCAGAAGGCCTACACCACCACGCTGGAGAGGGCTCAGAGAGCCGTCCAGATGGACCAG CTGAAGCCTTGCGGGTATCACAAGCACAGCACATCCAGTGTTGACCTGTCCACCTGCTACGCCCAGATCGTGACGACCTGGCAGCAGCTCAACTGGCCAGACCCTGAGAAAGCCTTCATGATCATGGTCAATCTCCTGGAG gacATGTGCAAGATCTCCCTGATGTACTGCAAGCTTATCAAGGACAGGGCTGAGGCTCTGTCCCTGAGCGAGCAGAACGAGGGCGAGGCGGCCAACAAG ctctgcGTCGTGGTGAACAACATCAAGCAGCTCCGGCTGCTGATGCTGAAGCTGCCGTCCCAGCTGGACTGGgcccagctggagcagcgcaTGAGGGGCATCATTGACCCACAGCAGATCCAGAACGCGCTGCACAACCAGCTCGACAGCACCGTGGCCTGCCTGGACCACGAGGTCCGAGATGTGGTGAAAGCCCTGGCTACCAAG ctggaaaagggcATTGCCAGACACATCCAGGAGCTGTCATCTTCCAGTGACACCCAGAAGCCTGAGGAT TCCATCATCCCGCTCATGAAGTTCCTGGAGTCGGAGCTGCAGTACCTCAACGAGCATCTGGTCCAGGAGAACTTCAAAAG cctcctgtctCTCCTGTGGCACCACACCCTGTCCGTGCTCGCAGCAGCACGGGGGCCGCAGGTGCCCTCGGTCCAGCACTGCCAGAGGCTGTTCTGTGCCCTGAAG agcctggagctgtgcttcCACGCCGAGGGCTGCGGGCTGCCTCTGGACACCCTGCACTGTGCAGCCTTCCAG ACGCTGGAGTCTCACCTGGCTCTCTGCTCCGCCACCAGCCGCAAACTCATCCAGAAGTACTTCAGCAACAGGATCCAGCAGCAG CTGGACACCAGCTCAGAGAAGTACGGGGCCGTGACCATCAAAGCTCTGTACCGGCCCTCGGAGCAGAAACTCCGCGTGGAAGTGCTCAACGCCACCAACCTCATCCCGCTGGACTCCAACG GCTCCAGCGACCCCTTCGTGCAGCTCACCCTGGAGCCCCGGCACGAGTTCCCCGAGGTGGTGGCCCGGACCACCCAGTGCAAGAGGAACGAGCTGCACCCCCTCTTCGACGAAGCCTTCGACTT CTTGATCCCCTCGGAGAAGTGCCGGCAGGAGGGGGCCTGTCTGCTGCTCACCGTGTTTGACTACGACGTGCTGGGGGCCAACGACTTGGAGGGCGAAGCTTTCTTCCCCCTGTGCCACCTGCCCGGCCTCGACACCGAGGAGGACGAGGCTGACATGGGACGGGTGCCCCAGACCCGGCTCCCCCTCACCCACCCCAAGCCCACGG ACGacatcctgcagctgctggagtcCAGGAAAAGGGACAAAGAAGCTCAGGCCTTCGTTAAGCTCCGCAAGCAACGAGCCAAGCAGTCCAAGGAGACAGAGTGA